In Rhodothermales bacterium, the following are encoded in one genomic region:
- a CDS encoding DUF4175 family protein: MSEKTQAFISSLRQRLQAVGRRQQLAECAWGGVFFLGSIAAIWLLATAVEASLWLDSAFRTFLFWSVLLSALALAYWVVVRPLLRMGGWLSGPSEAQLARQIGQRFPEISDRFTTMLQLIEGRTSPSSPGIIDHAVASLGRTIDPVPFENVVSFDRVRHASRLALIPLVGVLIFLLAAPGAFLGASHRLLAPSTHFNRPSPFQLSVEPGDIALIRGDSLTIRTLASGSATPATATLEMQHLEEELITTEDMRADSAHRFVHHLLNVRHSFRYRVRAGAYATPWFTAEIAERPLIRSLRVALNFPRYARIPPQRLDPNVGDIQALAGTSVQLAIDLSGPDAAAGFIVHDEGRRDTLTLSRATAEGSFIVRQEGTYHLLFVDERGIANSDPIEYTVRVVQDARPQVLVVEPEPVSELNDALATALRIRLTDDFGFSRLALNYRLAESRFGTPDAAFSTIPLTTLAPFELDQEVLHAWDLRRDTPLDPVPGDVIEFFVQVWDNDAFAGFKDARSATHLLRLPSIAEQYEQLDATEDAAEEEMEEILDEARQIREQFEELRDELRNKQESDWEDQRQLEQVREKQSAIEQRADELNQAFDEMIERMEENDLASERTLEMYQEMQKVIEEINSPELMEALSQLQEAMQELDLQQMQEALQEFEFNEEQYQERLERTLDLFKQLRVQQDLEEAARRAEDLAEQQEQIREKTEELSDEPETGETPKENEGEQQEGEQQEGEQQEGEQQEG, translated from the coding sequence ATGAGCGAAAAGACCCAGGCTTTTATTTCTTCGCTTCGCCAGCGCCTGCAAGCCGTCGGTCGCCGGCAGCAACTCGCCGAGTGTGCATGGGGCGGAGTTTTCTTCCTGGGCAGTATAGCGGCCATCTGGCTCCTCGCCACGGCCGTCGAGGCCAGTCTGTGGCTGGATTCTGCCTTTCGCACCTTTCTATTCTGGTCGGTCCTCCTCTCGGCGCTTGCGCTCGCCTACTGGGTGGTCGTCCGCCCCCTGCTCCGCATGGGCGGCTGGTTGAGCGGCCCCTCCGAAGCACAACTCGCCCGGCAAATCGGGCAGCGTTTCCCGGAGATCTCGGATCGATTCACCACGATGCTTCAATTGATCGAAGGCAGGACGAGTCCGTCTTCGCCGGGGATCATCGATCATGCCGTCGCCTCGCTCGGCCGCACCATCGATCCGGTGCCGTTTGAGAACGTGGTCTCGTTCGATCGGGTCCGGCACGCCTCGCGCCTCGCGCTCATCCCGCTAGTTGGCGTCCTCATATTCCTCCTCGCGGCTCCCGGAGCGTTTCTGGGCGCTTCTCATCGGCTTCTCGCCCCGAGTACACACTTCAATCGCCCCTCCCCATTTCAACTCAGCGTCGAACCTGGCGACATCGCATTAATTCGGGGAGATTCCCTGACGATTCGCACCCTGGCCTCGGGGTCCGCGACGCCGGCTACGGCGACACTCGAGATGCAGCATCTGGAGGAAGAACTGATCACCACGGAGGACATGCGGGCGGACTCCGCCCATCGTTTTGTGCACCATCTCCTCAACGTTCGTCACTCCTTTCGTTACCGCGTCCGCGCCGGCGCATACGCCACCCCCTGGTTCACCGCTGAAATCGCCGAGCGGCCGCTCATCCGGTCGTTACGCGTGGCGCTGAATTTTCCCCGTTACGCACGTATTCCACCCCAGCGGCTGGATCCGAACGTCGGCGATATCCAGGCCCTCGCCGGCACCTCCGTTCAGCTGGCGATCGACCTGAGCGGCCCGGATGCCGCCGCCGGCTTCATCGTCCATGATGAGGGCCGGCGCGACACCCTCACCCTGAGCCGAGCCACGGCGGAAGGATCGTTTATCGTGCGCCAGGAAGGCACATATCACCTTCTCTTCGTCGATGAACGCGGCATCGCCAACAGCGACCCGATCGAATATACCGTCCGCGTCGTCCAGGATGCTCGGCCTCAGGTGCTTGTCGTCGAGCCCGAGCCGGTGTCCGAACTCAACGACGCCCTGGCGACGGCGCTGCGCATCCGGCTGACGGACGACTTCGGATTCAGCCGGCTCGCGCTCAACTACCGTCTCGCCGAGTCCCGCTTCGGCACGCCTGATGCCGCCTTCAGCACCATCCCCCTCACCACGCTGGCCCCGTTTGAACTCGATCAGGAAGTGCTCCACGCCTGGGACCTCCGCCGCGACACGCCGCTGGACCCCGTGCCGGGTGATGTCATCGAGTTTTTTGTACAGGTGTGGGATAACGACGCCTTCGCCGGCTTCAAAGACGCCCGCAGCGCTACCCACCTGCTCCGCCTCCCCTCGATAGCCGAACAATACGAACAACTCGACGCCACGGAGGACGCCGCCGAAGAGGAGATGGAGGAAATCCTGGACGAGGCGCGCCAGATCCGCGAGCAGTTCGAAGAACTCCGCGACGAACTACGCAATAAGCAGGAGAGCGATTGGGAAGATCAGCGCCAACTCGAACAGGTCCGAGAGAAACAATCCGCCATCGAACAACGCGCCGACGAACTCAACCAGGCGTTCGACGAGATGATCGAACGCATGGAGGAAAACGACCTGGCCTCGGAACGTACCCTGGAAATGTACCAGGAAATGCAGAAGGTGATCGAAGAAATCAACTCGCCCGAGTTGATGGAAGCCCTCAGCCAGCTCCAGGAAGCCATGCAGGAACTCGATCTCCAGCAGATGCAAGAGGCCTTGCAGGAATTCGAGTTTAACGAAGAGCAGTATCAGGAGCGTCTCGAACGAACCCTCGATCTCTTTAAACAACTCCGTGTGCAGCAGGACCTCGAGGAGGCCGCCCGCCGCGCTGAAGACCTGGCCGAACAGCAGGAGCAGATCCGCGAAAAGACGGAAGAACTCTCCGACGAGCCCGAAACGGGTGAGACGCCCAAGGAAAACGAAGGCGAACAGCAGGAGGGCGAACAGCAGGAGGGCGAACAGCAGGAGGGCGAACAGCAGGAGGG